The following proteins are co-located in the Streptomyces sp. NBC_01198 genome:
- the mmpB gene encoding morphogenic membrane protein MmpB, whose translation MLWPDDQREEHSEEMRHALKMLRRAMVVAALVAGVLMAFATWRV comes from the coding sequence ATGTTGTGGCCGGACGACCAGCGCGAGGAGCACTCCGAGGAGATGCGCCACGCGCTGAAGATGCTGCGCAGGGCGATGGTGGTCGCCGCCCTGGTCGCGGGGGTGCTGATGGCCTTCGCCACCTGGCGGGTGTGA